Proteins encoded within one genomic window of Cyprinus carpio isolate SPL01 chromosome B22, ASM1834038v1, whole genome shotgun sequence:
- the LOC109102758 gene encoding msx2-interacting protein-like isoform X5 → MDGLTRTSLDEEPFCLVGLYRRFFSSHAIAVFGSHKIPPILYWEYLGSVTALKSSGSDSRERAYDHSPYGHHERSGSFDRPRHYNTEYYRDRTMFASGVSSSPAASTISGGFDTPESHFEPRIRDPFTISTSARRDPYREDRGRRTDRTYHHRRSRSSHSSQSRHPSPQRSTGQTPKAAHSPKRVPVSPGRGPRSHSRSPSSSSDSVSSTSSTGSGSSDSNSSSSEGSRARSVQSTATHAPPAPPVLTLDSDEPRRSFGIRVQNLPTRSTDTSLKDGLFHEFKKYGKVTSVQIHGASEERYGLVFFRQQEDQEKALGVSKGKLFFGMLIEVTAWNGPETESENEFRPLDGRIDEFHPKATRTLFIGNLEKTTNYQQLLDVFQRFGEIVDIDIKRVNGVPQYAFVQYSDIASVCKAIKKMDGEYLGANRLKLGFGKSMPTACVWLDGLTSNITEQYLTRHFCRYGPVVKVVFDRLKGMALILYNNTDFAQAAVRETKGWKIGGNKIKVDFASQESQMAFYRSMQASGQDIRDFYDIPSDRRDERRTPYHDFSTERAYYENVRTPGIYAEDPRREYPGRSRDRYAELDHYQGDHYDPRYHEDPREYRDYRDPFEDIRKYSYIQRERERERFEAERGRWSPSHQRRPLTPSTSPSPSDRVSRDAERRVYRHSSERSGSCSSLSPTPAQFEKPEKSPVEFKSEGLEREMEQAEAERVSGAENKKRSRRKEKADREKGEKAKQRRGKVQSPGVPLSEADREASLDLGSGKVKVSDVESQERQKQKADKEPSSTDHVTRLESQKAERLDQCKSESLDRDGKGKSKKHLKSDSGSDGKDSLVDSVKLEARKRRFGDPGGKAIRQKRGRLEEDPGSGISQPADFATSAGFAKETDIDVKAEKEAQKREHSKSRIGSHYSQREELDGAMRGTSQGSSVRSAELPEVDVLDSKSHPGPSISRLFSTDGTSDKDNKVRDEHLENIDLSQSYRKQMEQNRRLRQQLQPQDKPEKPETPQGVDAEDLEDRSLVHEVGKPPQDVTDNSPPSKTKKQESFEMEMSAKRERIYRTVRQKTDELEWNNTNSPRFQHAPQQREEEYADPHAQMTVREVKEALKPEDNVQTDQELSVKRMHASQMSKMSTSLQDDHQRCWESQLKQDLLPDFSKSAEKRRLNRKYLDYGLWPDLEPGEVRSDSEEDRENKPNSPAPSTSVSFSERHRPDRLSESKLTLSLERNKFCSFADDQTITPDTKALLERAKSLSSTREDNWSFLDYDSHFPSFRSRKDTEKVESTPRPTPSWYMKKKKIRSESEDKIDDRKEDPKPEEQERRELFASRFLHSSIFEQDSRRLQHLERKHEDPEHGVGYLYSQQGPAEGQPDPEPVVLFHSRFLELTRLQQQKNKEQSHQDSKQDESIDATKVSKTPEEEQAPQQQNATEPSIRQAEIKSVSPVQIHQTSPVQARQMSHPVLAAEESLPTVEAEGVFTPICNLLDSSMKEEDKEPEQPTAQPLLEQLSEPNSSECQESKIPAEEMVLKADDSKSAQDTNKVVAEQLPNNEMPTNNVQPEAEPPVMFSESPSSLPHIPAEQHEKEPEPPVAPESESINADDQECADNYPVEEAVSPPPKSKNKRAKTSPTTPVTTTLPATPDKQSTRKSERIDKEKLKRSSSPRGEVFKTTPDSKSLSKSPVHSIEMEQGTEQSSQSGRARRRNVRSVYATPIEDETALQPGKDAESPRGGRKRGVDRDVGSDVEAVAAPPTLKRGRPPKNRRQAEDVPAGKVERSKSTESKELDGSETSSEGVPKLGKGKYSPHTQKGVSPGNASASGNGKKGDRMEKIPESSKLITEENPPILKNLRIRLDVTEVKAMLQTSEEEPGTDESPKNSSPGVSSKDEVLEAKFENDAMDDANSEKETLPAVTEAIEPHVASLAQELELEQAVENIAKLTEDAPPLQFKSNLTKAQRPIAEEPERDSEEEKPANPSSETELAAAIDSITSENTEQNRLNTVVETDPDVQTLRPASKLSETCVSTAVVQEETVTTPRKGCKGRAKASKKGKGQKGAGSKKELIKDVVLEAENIPVKSLESVPAELPAATERSPASTAVVITSPSKQRVSLTAPNADIPDEPESPLKTEMDIPKSSQAISRSPTSSKYQSPSLSPTRTCLKNLSSYPSRLSVSPTERFNQPKVLSPPLTSVAPMETPTLPSDTPAHDANSADLRKILTKPRTVPVLEMGATSGNMHAHPLRESDITPDVITSKGAPQDKRQLPVSAQPVVRQPASIPSPETKQIFSEKSVISVIASTPTSVISRVCNPPDSEEKPNAQIGNPFLDKQPPKQIYQPSLEESSTYHGPAVGEEGGNAGRYIVESTSLSTGSSTGLRVQTSEGVVVLSHSGQKMEGPLRISAKISQIPPASAVDIESQQLVSMPQIKQELYSASQPPSSKCPLPSDHGHSIKPQSNVSTIKQESALDKLESAYAPVQSGVVKILQQTPGPSQVMNYHPEYTMVMKHPKKGDAPESLNVEKPAWVPTISPAISPHLPSAAGNHVGFIAGTATDRTPSLIQPKQEPRSPRKSGHPHSPFAKVSSPIGSSSPKGVSVVLPPGLNPLSQYVSTVHHSEQSVIMPPHNTHGSIGRMSPHRVGAMGHLTQGEVRVNTPPLSMMSYGIHSESLTSSWAPGQQRPTSPQAVGNREMVLKVNPANARPPQHQLKSDSIPAEYRGALHSGLPLDRFNRDMRVLMHHQQSDRPAAELHQGHVPENIPPSSTATSMAASLSPRPHLLAKGVSEKDSSKASELKRAQSPSSKEGMMAIRSAMPPMASPQRVQLIPAGTAASFTEYSTIYTNLRPAIAQFAENSPMGINQSTHSIPPSQGVQEPESSQAQAESKVELVGHQPVNMVQLLTKYPIVWQGLLALKNDTAAVQLHFLCGNKALGLRSLPLPESGGILRIVQRMRLEAQQLEGVARRMTGESDFCLLLAMPCGLDQEDVLNQTQALKSAFINYLQAKLAAGIINVPNPGSNQPAYVLQIFPPCEFSESHLSRLAPDLLSNTTITPHHIIIITTSV, encoded by the exons ATGGATGGCCTGACGCGAACCTCTTTGGACGAAGAACCTTTTTGCTTAGTGGGACTGTATCGtcgttttttttcctctcacgcCATCGCTGTTTTTGGCTCACACAAAATTCCTCCTATATTGTATTGGGAATATTTAGGGTCAGTTACTGCTCTGAAAAG cAGCGGCTCGGACAGCAGGGAGCGAGCGTACGATCACAGTCCGTACGGACACCACGAGCGCAGCGGCTCCTTCGACCGGCCGCGGCACTACAACACAGAATATTATCGGGACCGTACCATGTTCGCCTCTGGGGTGAGCTCGAGCCCGGCCGCCAGCACTATCAGCGGTGGCTTCGACACGCCGGAGTCGCACTTCGAGCCTCGGATCCGTGACCCTTTCACTATCTCCACTTCGGCTCGGCGCGACCCGTACCGTGAGGACCGAGGCCGCCGCACAGACCGGACGTACCACCATCGGCGGAGCCGGTCCTCACACTCTTCACAGTCACGGCACCCATCGCCCCAGAGGAGCACGGGACAGACTCCTAAAGCTGCCCACTCGCCCAAAAGAGTGCCTGTGTCTCCTGGCCGGGGCCCGCGGTCACACTCGCGCAGCCCGTCTTCCAGCTCCGATTCGGTCAGCAGCACCAGCAGCACCGGCAGCGGCAG caGTGATTCGAACAGCAGCTCCAGTGAAGGATCGCGAGCGCGCTCGGTGCAGTCGACGGCCACACACGCTCCTCCGGCTCCTCCTGTCCTCACGCTGGACTCCGACGAGCCGCGGAGGAGCTTCGGCATCAGAGTCCAGAACCTCCCGACGCGATCCACAG ATACGAGTTTGAAAGACGGGCTCTTTCATGAGTTTAAGAAGTACGGTAAAGTGACGTCGGTGCAGATCCACGGCGCGTCGGAGGAGCGCTACGGCCTGGTGTTCTTCAGACAGCAGGAGGACCAGGAGAAGGCCCTCGGCGTGTCCAAGGGGAAGCTCTTCTTCGGGATGCTGATCGAGGTCACGGCCTGGAACGGCCCCG AGACGGAGAGCGAGAACGAGTTTCGTCCCCTGGACGGACGCATCGATGAGTTTCACCCCAAGGCCACTCGTACATTGTTCATCGGAAACCTGGAGAAGACCACCAACTATCAGCAGCTACTCGACGTCTTCCAACGCTTCGGGGAGATAGTG GATATCGATATCAAGAGGGTGAACGGTGTTCCTCAGTACGCATTTGTTCAGTACTCTGATATCGCCAGTGTTTGTAAAGCCATTAAGAAAATGGACGGAGAGTATCTCGGCGCCAACAGACTGAAG CTTGGCTTTGGGAAGAGTATGCCAACAGCGTGTGTGTGGTTAGACGGCCTGACCTCGAACATCACAGAACAGTACCTCACACGACACTTCTGTCGATACGGGCCGGTGGTCAAG GTTGTGTTTGATAGGTTAAAAGGAATGGCTCTTATTCTGTACAACAACACTGATTTTGCCCAAGCAGCTGTTAGAGAAACCAAAGGATGGAAGATAGGAGGGAACAAAATTAAG GTTGATTTTGCCAGTCAAGAGAGTCAAATGGCTTTCTATCGATCTATGCAGGCATCAGGGCAGGACATCCGTGATTTTTATGATATTCCTTCAGATCGGAG GGACGAACGGAGAACTCCTTATCATGACTTTTCCACAGAGCGGGCGTATTATGAGAATGTAAGGACTCCTGGCATTTACGCTGAAGACCCCCGTCGAGAGTACCCCGGTCGCAGTCGTGACCGCTATGCAGAGTTAGATCACTACCAAGGAGACCACTACGATCCCCGCTATCACGAGGACCCACGGGAATACAGAGACTATCGAGACCCTTTTGAGGACATCAGAAAGTACAGCTATATCCAGCGGGAACGGGAGCGCGAGCGCTTTGAGGCGGAGCGAGGCCGATGGAGCCCGTCTCATCAGCGGCGTCCCCTGACTCCCTCTACTTCACCCTCACCGTCGGATCGCGTGTCACGAGACGCTGAACGACGTGTGTACAGGCACTCCTCTGAAAGATCGGGAAGCTGCAGCTCGCTGTCTCCAACCCCGGCTCAGTTTGAGAAGCCTGAGAAATCGCCAGTCGAATTCAAATCGGAAGGACTGGAGAGGGAAATGGAGCAGGCCGAGGCAGAGCGTGTAAGTGGGGCAGAGAACAAGAAGCGCAGCAGACGCAAGGAGAAAGCTGACCGAGAGAAGGGAGAGAAAGCAAAGCAAAGGAGAGGGAAAGTGCAGTCTCCCGGTGTACCTCTTTCTGAAGCGGATAGAGAGGCGAGTCTGGATTTGGGATCTGGGAAGGTTAAGGTTTCAGATGTGGAGAGTCAAGAACGACAGAAGCAAAAAGCGGACAAAGAGCCTTCCTCTACTGACCACGTAACACGCCTTGAGTCTCAAAAGGCAGAGCGGCTCGATCAGTGTAAAAGTGAGTCTTTAGACAGGGACGGCAAAGGAAAgtcaaagaaacatttaaaatctgaCTCTGGTAGTGATGGCAAAGACTCCCTTGTAGATTCTGTCAAACTTGAAGCGAGAAAGAGACGGTTCGGTGATCCCGGCGGGAAAGCAATACGACAGAAACGGGGCCGTCTGGAGGAGGATCCAGGTTCTGGGATTAGCCAACCTGCTGACTTTGCTACAAGTGCAGGATTTGCAAAAGAGACCGATATTGATGTAAAAGCAGAGAAAGAGGCTCAAAAAAGAGAACACTCCAAATCCAGGATTGGTTCTCATTATAGTCAAAGGGAAGAGCTGGATGGCGCTATGAGAGGGACGTCTCAGGGCTCATCGGTAAGGTCAGCTGAACTGCCTGAGGTGGATGTTTTGGACTCAAAATCTCATCCTGGGCCAAGCATATCTAGACTATTTTCAACTGATGGAACCTCGGATAAGGACAATAAAGTAAGGGATGAACATCTAGAAAATATTGACCTTTCACAGAGTTATCGCAAACAGATGGAGCAAAACCGAAGGCTACGACAACAGCTACAGCCGCAGGATAAACCGGAAAAGCCAGAAACTCCTCAAGGTGTAGATGCAGAAGATCTTGAGGATCGAAGCCTGGTGCATGAGGTCGGCAAGCCTCCACAGGACGTTACTGATAATTCACCTCCAAGTAAGACCAAGAAACAAGAGTCCTTTGAGATGGAAATGAGTGCTAAGAGAGAAAGGATTTACAGAACGGTCCGGCAAAAGACTGATGAACTTGAGTGGAATAACACAAACTCTCCAAGGTTTCAGCATGCCCCCCAACAAAGAGAGGAAGAATATGCAGACCCTCATGCTCAAATGACTGTGAGAGAAGTAAAAGAAGCATTGAAGCCTGAGGATAATGTTCAGACAGATCAGGAGCTCAGTGTTAAACGGATGCACGCCTCGCAGATGTCAAAGATGAGTACGTCTTTACAAGACGACCATCAAAGATGCTGGGAGAGCCAACTAAAGCAAGACTTGTTACCAGACTTTTCAAAGAGCGCTGAGAAAAGGCGGCTCAATCGGAAGTACTTGGATTATGGACTTTGGCCTGATTTGGAACCTGGTGAAGTGCGCTCTGACTCTGAAGAAGATCGTGAAAATAAGCCTAACTCTCCTGCTCCATCAACGTCAGTATCCTTTTCTGAAAGACATCGTCCAGACAGATTATCAGAGTCCAAGCTGACGCTCTCTCTAGAGAGAAACAAATTCTGTTCTTTCGCAGATGATCAGACAATCACTCCAGATACTAAAGCTTTGTTAGAGCGTGCAAAGTCTTTGTCCTCAACAAGGGAAGACAACTGGTCTTTCCTCGATTATGATTCGCACTTCCCCAGTTTCAGAAGTAGAAAGGACACAGAGAAGGTGGAGTCCACACCACGACCGACTCCTTCATGGtatatgaagaagaagaaaattcgAAGCGAGTCTGAAGACAAAATTGATGACAGGAAAGAAGATCCAAAGCCAGAAGAACAGGAAAGACGAGAGTTGTTTGCGTCACGTTTTTTGCACAGTTCTATTTTTGAGCAGGATTCAAGGCGTCTTCAGCATCTGGAAAGAAAGCATGAGGACCCTGAACATGGCGTTGGATATCTGTACTCTCAGCAAGGCCCAGCAGAAGGGCAGCCTGACCCAGAACCAGTTGTGCTTTTCCATAGCCGCTTTTTAGAACTAACAAGGTTGCAGCAACAGAAGAATAAAGAACAAAGCCATCAAGATTCCAAGCAAGATGAAAGCATAGATGCAACCAAAGTAAGTAAAACACCGGAGGAAGAACAAGCACCACAGCAGCAAAATGCTACTGAACCTAGTATCCGACAAGCTGAGATTAAATCAGTTAGTCCTGTTCAGATTCATCAGACCAGTCCTGTTCAAGCTCGTCAAATGTCACACCCTGTTTTAGCAGCCGAAGAATCCTTGCCAACAGTGGAAGCTGAAGGTGTTTTTACTCCAATCTGTAATTTGCTTGATTCTTCCATGAAGGAGGAAGATAAAGAGCCTGAACAGCCCACAGCTCAACCTTTGCTAGAGCAACTGTCAGAACCCAATTCTTCAGAATGCCAAGAGTCAAAGATCCCAGCAGAGGAGATGGTATTGAAGGCTGATGATTCTAAAAGTGCTCAAGACACCAATAAAGTAGTTGCAGAACAGCTCCCAAACAACGAAATGCCAACCAATAATGTACAGCCAGAGGCTGAGCCTCCAGTGATGTTTTCTGAATCACCAAGTTCCCTCCCGCATATCCCTGCTGAGCAACATGAAAAAGAACCTGAGCCACCTGTGGCACCTGAGTCTGAATCTATTAATGCAGACGATCAGGAATGTGCTGATAATTATCCAGTTGAAGAAGCGGTGTCTCCCCCTccaaagtcaaaaaataaaagagcCAAAACCTCGCCTACCACACCAGTAACTACAACTCTGCCTGCTACCCCAGACAAACAAAGCACCCGCAAAAGTGAGCGCATTGACAAAGAGAAGCTCAAACGTTCATCTTCTCCAAGAGGAGAGGTGTTCAAGACAACACCTGATTCAAAGTCATTAAGTAAGTCACCTGTGCACAGTATAGAAATGGAACAAGGTACAGAGCAGAGTTCACAGTCAGGTAGGGCAAGACGTAGAAATGTGCGTTCTGTCTATGCTACACCAATTGAAGATGAAACCGCTCTGCAACCCGGAAAAGATGCTGAATCGCCTCGTGGTGGACGGAAGCGTGGTGTAGACAGAGATGTAGGTTCTGATGTAGAGGCTGTTGCTGCGCCACCAACCTTGAAACGGGGACGGCCCCCTAAGAATCGACGCCAAGCAGAGGATGTACCAGCAGGCAAAGTCGAACGGTCAAAATCAACTGAGTCTAAGGAGTTGGATGGCAGTGAAACGAGCAGTGAGGGGGTTCCCAAATTAGGTAAAGGCAAATATTCACCCCACACACAAAAAGGAGTCAGTCCAGGAAATGCATCAGCATCTGGAAATGGAAAGAAAGgagacagaatggagaaaatacCGGAAAGTTCTAAACTCATTACTGAAGAAAACCCTCCCATTCTTAAAAACCTTAGAATCCGTCTTGATGTGACCGAAGTAAAGGCAATGCTTCAGACTAGTGAAGAAGAACCTGGAACTGATGAGTCTCCCAAAAATAGCTCACCTGGTGTGTCCTCAAAGGATGAGGTATTAGAAGCTAAATTTGAAAATGATGCCATGGATGATGCTAATAGTGAAAAGGAGACTTTGCCTGCCGTAACAGAAGCCATTGAGCCACATGTAGCTTCGCTGGCTCAAGAGTTGGAGCTTGAGCAAGCTGTTGAGAATATTGCCAAGCTCACAGAAGATGCTCCTCCACTTCAGTTTAAAAGTAACCTGACAAAGGCACAGCGTCCAATAGCTGAAGAACCAGAGCGTGACTCAGAAGAAGAAAAGCCTGCAAATCCATCTAGTGAAACAGAGCTTGCTGCTGCTATAGATTCCATCACATCAGAgaacacagaacagaacagactgaaCACTGTTGTAGAAACTGATCCTGATGTGCAGACTCTTAGACCTGCTTCAAAACTATCTGAAACCTGTGTTAGCACAGCAGTTGTTCAGGAGGAGACCGTAACCACTCCTAGAAAAGGCTGTAAAGGCAGAGCGAAAGCTTCAAAGAAGGGCAAAGGCCAAAAGGGTGCTGGAAGCAAAAAGGAACTCATTAAAGATGTAGTTTTAGAGGCTGAAAATATCCCTGTGAAGTCACTGGAATCAGTACCTGCAGAACTTCCAGCAGCCACGGAAAGATCACCAGCAAGTACAGCTGTTGTCATTACTTCCCCTTCCAAGCAGCGTGTAAGTTTAACAGCTCCTAATGCAGACATTCCAGACGAACCTGAGTCGCCTCTTAAAACTGAGATGGATATCCCAAAATCCTCTCAAGCTATCAGCAGAAGCCCAACGTCCTCCAAGTACCAATCTCCTTCACTATCTCCAACGAGAACTTGTCTCAAGAATTTGTCCTCATACCCAAGCAGGCTTTCTGTTTCCCCAACGGAGCGTTTCAATCAGCCGAAGGTCCTCTCTCCTCCGCTGACCTCTGTAGCCCCGATGGAGACCCCTACATTACCCTCAGACACCCCTGCTCATGACGCCAACTCGGCTGATTTGCGCAAAATCCTCACAAAGCCTAGAACTGTCCCAGTCTTGGAAATGGGTGCTACATCTGGGAATATGCACGCTCATCCTTTAAGGGAAAGTGACATTACACCAGATGTGATAACCAGCAAGGGTGCTCCTCAAGATAAGAGACAACTCCCTGTTTCAGCCCAACCTGTAGTGCGACAGCCTGCTTCTATACCTTCACCAGAAACAAAACAGATCTTCAGTGAGAAGTCAGTGATTTCAGTTATTGCTTCCACTCCTACCTCCGTTATCAGTCGTGTTTGCAATCCCCCTGACTCTGAGGAGAAGCCAAATGCTCAGATTGGAAATCCCTTCCTTGATAAACAGCCTCCAAAACAGATTTACCAGCCAAGCTTGGAGGAAAGCAGTACGTACCATGGTCCAGCAGTTGGTGAGGAAGGTGGAAATGCCGGTCGCTATATAGTGGAGAGTACATCTTTGAGTACAGGTTCTAGCACAGGACTTAGAGTTCAGACGTCAGAAGGTGTTGTGGTGCTGAGTCATTCTGGCCAGAAAATGGAGGGGCCACTGCGCATAAGTGCCAAAATCAGCCAGATCCCACCTGCCAGTGCTGTGGACATAGAGTCACAGCAGCTGGTGTCAATGCCCCAGATCAAGCAGGAACTTTACAGTGCCTCCCAGCCACCATCTTCAAAATGCCCACTTCCTTCAGATCATGGACATTCAATAAAACCCCAATCAAATGTCTCCACGATTAAGCAAGAATCTGCACTGGACAAATTAGAATCCGCTTACGCTCCAGTTCAAAGTGGAGTTGTTAAAATATTGCAACAAACACCTGGCCCATCACAGGTCATGAATTACCATCCAGAATACACAATGGTGATGAAGCACCCTAAGAAGGGAGATGCACCTGAGTCTCTCAACGTGGAGAAACCTGCTTGGGTCCCAACTATTAGTCCTGCTATAAGTCCACACCTTCCCTCGGCAGCAGGCAATCATGTTGGCTTCATAGCTGGCACAGCGACAGACCGAACTCCATCACTCATTCAGCCCAAGCAGGAGCCGCGCTCTCCACGGAAATCCGGACATCCTCATTCTCCTTTTGCCAAAGTATCATCTCCTATCGGCTCTTCGTCTCCGAAAGGTGTATCTGTTGTCCTTCCCCCTGGATTAAACCCTCTGTCCCAGTATGTTTCCACAGTCCACCACTCGGAGCAGTCTGTGATCATGCCTCCACACAACACTCACGGTAGCATTGGAAGGATGTCCCCGCACCGCGTCGGCGCAATGGGACACCTCACCCAGGGGGAGGTACGAGTGAACACTCCTCCCCTCTCCATGATGAGCTATGGGATTCACTCTGAGAGCCTCACTTCCTCTTGGGCCCCTGGCCAGCAGCGACCCACGTCTCCTCAGGCCGTGGGGAACAGGGAGATGGTCCTCAAGGTGAACCCAGCCAATGCAAGACCACCACAACATCAACTCAAATCAGACTCCATACCAGCAGAATATCGTGGAGCTCTCCACAGCGGTTTACCTCTCGATCGATTCAACAGAGACATGCGAGTACTCATGCACCACCAGCAGAGCGATCGCCCCGCTGCAGAGTTACACCAGGGGCACGTCCCCGAGAACATACCGCCCTCCTCGACTGCTACCAGCATGGCGGCGTCTCTTTCTCCTCGGCCACACTTGTTAGCAAAGGGAGTATCTGAGAAGGACTCCTCGAAAGCGTCAGAACTAAAGAGGGCACAGTCACCTTCCAGTAAGGAGGGAATGATGGCGATCCGTAGTGCAATGCCTCCCATGGCTTCTCCTCAAAGAGTTCAGCTGATTCCAGCAGGAACTGCGGCTTCCTTCACTGAATATTCAACCATATATACAAACCTACGGCCTGCCATCGCTCAGTTTGCTGAGAATTCTCCAATGGGGATTAACCAGTCCACCCACAGCATCCCACCATCGCAG GGTGTTCAAGAGCCGGAGTCGAGTCAGGCACAAGCCGAGTCTAAGGTGGAGTTGGTTGGACACCAGCCTGTGAACATGGTGCAGCTTCTGACG AAATATCCTATTGTGTGGCAAGGCCTGCTTGCGCTGAAGAACGATACGGCAGCGGTTCAGCTGCACTTCTTGTGTGGAAACAAAGCTCTGGGCCTGCGCTCTCTGCCTCTGCCGGAGAGTGGAGGGATTCTGCGCATCGTTCAGAGGATGAGGCTGGAGGCACAGCAGCTGGAGGGAGTCGCTCGCAGAATGACG